A single genomic interval of Microbacterium sp. BLY harbors:
- a CDS encoding serine hydrolase, producing MSAAEAIAGVLAGPTAPRGAVAGVATRAGRDTAAGGLADLAGTPVTTDTAFDLASVTKVAATTTALLRLASRGDLRFDDPVDRFVPRTACAPGTTVRHLLLHRAGLWEWQPLYLDGGYADGAAAADALPLRYGLDDGRHYSDLGFLILGRIVAAVTGLSLDAAVRELVTAPLGLTRTGYGPAAAPVASSTGDGDAAERRMVATGTPYPILTSRRHFPWREDEITGVVNDGNCFHALQGVSGHAGLFGTVDDLLTLGVALADAEAHADLWDPALVAELFRDGPDPGQALGWRSDTVTADGYPTRMLWHPGYTGCALGVVPATGTAVVLLANRLFADEIAPTETLWRAALPALLDPEGTSTP from the coding sequence ATGAGCGCCGCCGAGGCGATCGCCGGGGTCCTCGCCGGGCCGACCGCGCCGCGGGGAGCCGTCGCCGGTGTCGCCACCCGCGCGGGCCGGGACACGGCCGCCGGCGGCCTCGCCGATCTCGCGGGAACCCCGGTCACGACGGACACGGCGTTCGACCTCGCCTCCGTCACCAAGGTCGCCGCGACCACCACCGCGCTCCTCCGGCTGGCCTCCCGGGGCGACCTCCGGTTCGACGATCCGGTGGACCGCTTCGTTCCCCGAACCGCCTGTGCCCCCGGGACGACCGTGCGGCACCTGCTGCTGCACCGCGCCGGGCTGTGGGAGTGGCAGCCGCTGTACCTCGACGGCGGGTACGCCGACGGCGCCGCCGCCGCGGACGCGCTCCCCCTCCGCTACGGCCTGGATGACGGGCGGCACTACTCCGACCTGGGGTTCCTGATCCTCGGCCGCATCGTCGCCGCCGTGACCGGTCTCTCCCTCGATGCGGCCGTGCGCGAGCTCGTCACCGCGCCCCTGGGGCTCACCCGCACGGGCTACGGGCCCGCCGCCGCTCCGGTCGCCTCGTCGACGGGGGACGGGGACGCCGCCGAGCGGCGGATGGTCGCGACGGGCACGCCCTACCCGATCCTCACGTCCCGCCGGCATTTCCCCTGGCGGGAGGACGAGATCACGGGCGTCGTCAACGACGGCAACTGCTTCCATGCTCTGCAGGGCGTCTCCGGCCACGCCGGGCTGTTCGGCACGGTCGACGACCTGCTGACCCTCGGCGTCGCGCTCGCCGACGCCGAGGCGCACGCCGACCTCTGGGACCCGGCACTCGTGGCCGAGCTGTTCCGCGACGGCCCCGACCCCGGTCAGGCCCTCGGGTGGCGCAGCGACACCGTGACGGCGGACGGGTACCCCACCCGGATGCTCTGGCACCCCGGCTACACGGGGTGCGCGCTGGGTGTGGTCCCCGCGACCGGGACCGCCGTCGTCCTGCTCGCGAACCGCCTGTTCGCCGACGAGATCGCCCCCACCGAGACCCTGTGGCGCGCAGCGCTGCCCGCACTCCTCGACCCCGAAGGAACGAGTACCCCATGA
- a CDS encoding enolase C-terminal domain-like protein, translating to MTVVERMRVLRVPSPLVRPFVTAVRRTDHLDVVLVEVTDADGRRGYGEAATSWRVTGESPESVTAAVAGPLADAVLGRSTDDPGLADALATAVWGNAAARSAVACAVADLAAQDRDVPLAQTLAVQGTAPTRIRTDMTLSVATPAALAATAAEYAAAGFRCLKIKASREHDTVAGLRAIRAAVGADITLRVDANQAWDVESAIRIIRAAEDAGLGLELVEQPVAAPDLDALAAVTAAVDTPIMADESVRTARDVQDVAARGAAGLVNIKLAKTGGLTEALAAVHAARSAGLGVVLGCMMESHVGVAAAAHLAAAIAPDVVHDLDAASWLRRSPVTGGLTADGEWLTLAPAAGLGITGIAADAEVLLDCSRTGALV from the coding sequence GTGACCGTCGTCGAGCGGATGCGCGTGCTGCGGGTGCCTTCGCCCCTGGTGCGTCCCTTCGTGACGGCCGTCCGTCGCACCGACCACCTCGACGTCGTGCTGGTGGAGGTGACCGACGCCGACGGCCGCCGCGGATACGGGGAGGCCGCGACGAGCTGGCGCGTCACGGGGGAGAGCCCCGAGAGCGTCACGGCCGCGGTCGCCGGTCCGCTCGCGGACGCCGTGCTCGGGCGCTCCACCGACGATCCCGGACTGGCGGATGCCCTCGCCACGGCCGTCTGGGGCAACGCCGCCGCTCGCAGCGCGGTGGCCTGTGCGGTCGCCGACCTCGCCGCCCAGGATCGCGACGTGCCGCTCGCGCAGACGCTCGCGGTGCAGGGGACCGCGCCGACGCGCATCCGGACCGACATGACGCTGTCCGTGGCGACGCCGGCGGCGCTGGCCGCCACCGCCGCCGAGTATGCGGCGGCGGGATTCCGCTGCCTCAAGATCAAGGCGTCCCGGGAACATGACACGGTCGCCGGCCTCCGCGCGATCCGGGCCGCCGTCGGCGCCGACATCACCCTGCGCGTGGACGCGAACCAGGCGTGGGACGTCGAGAGCGCCATCCGCATCATCCGGGCGGCGGAGGACGCAGGTCTGGGTCTCGAACTCGTCGAGCAGCCCGTCGCCGCGCCCGACCTCGACGCGCTCGCCGCGGTGACCGCCGCCGTCGACACCCCGATCATGGCCGACGAGTCGGTGCGCACCGCGCGGGACGTGCAGGACGTCGCCGCGCGCGGAGCCGCCGGGCTCGTGAACATCAAGCTCGCCAAGACCGGCGGGCTCACCGAGGCACTCGCCGCCGTGCACGCCGCCCGTTCCGCCGGACTCGGCGTCGTCTTGGGCTGCATGATGGAGTCGCACGTCGGAGTGGCCGCCGCGGCGCATCTCGCCGCCGCGATCGCTCCGGACGTCGTGCACGACCTCGACGCGGCATCGTGGCTGCGCCGGTCGCCGGTGACCGGAGGGCTCACCGCCGACGGGGAGTGGCTCACGCTCGCCCCGGCCGCGGGGCTGGGGATCACCGGGATCGCCGCCGACGCCGAGGTGCTGCTCGACTGCTCCCGCACAGGGGCTCTCGTATGA
- a CDS encoding anhydro-N-acetylmuramic acid kinase has translation MRVLGLISGTSHDGIDAAVVDFATNGGFTAHGVDLRGTVLASTSVPYGPALRARLIAALPPAPTTLAEVAELDTLIGQAFAEVAADIAAEVGGVDAVCSHGQTVYHWVDGAHALGTLQIGQPAWIAEKTGVPVVSDIRIRDITAGGHGAPLVSFLDELLLRGRAGVSAALNLGGISNMTVVRPDGLIAYDIGPANALVDAVIVAHDLNPLGYDDDAAIARTGRVDEALLDAMLADPYYALTPPKSTGKEHFHLAYVHEHLAAQGREIPVADLVRTLTELTVRTVARDVEAAGIGFLAVSGGGCRNPLLLDGLRAALPQTEVVLADELGAPADSKEAILLALIGWSTLHGVPAIVPGGTGAREPRILGTITPGAGPLQMPEPVAAIDSLTLTEAAGS, from the coding sequence ATGCGCGTCCTGGGACTGATCTCCGGCACCTCGCACGACGGGATCGACGCCGCCGTCGTCGACTTCGCCACCAACGGCGGCTTCACCGCCCACGGCGTCGACCTGCGCGGCACGGTGCTCGCGTCGACGAGCGTCCCCTACGGCCCCGCGCTGCGGGCGCGACTCATCGCCGCGCTGCCTCCGGCGCCGACCACCCTGGCCGAGGTGGCCGAGCTCGACACCCTCATCGGTCAGGCGTTCGCGGAGGTCGCGGCCGACATCGCGGCCGAGGTCGGCGGTGTCGACGCGGTGTGCTCGCACGGCCAGACCGTGTACCACTGGGTCGACGGTGCCCACGCGCTCGGCACCCTGCAGATCGGACAGCCCGCCTGGATCGCCGAGAAGACCGGGGTGCCCGTCGTCTCCGACATCCGCATCCGCGACATCACCGCGGGCGGCCACGGCGCTCCGCTCGTGTCGTTCCTCGACGAGCTGCTGCTCCGTGGCCGCGCCGGCGTCTCGGCGGCGCTCAACCTCGGCGGCATCTCCAACATGACCGTCGTCCGCCCGGACGGCCTCATCGCGTACGACATCGGCCCCGCGAACGCCCTCGTCGACGCGGTCATCGTCGCGCACGACCTCAACCCGCTCGGCTACGACGACGACGCGGCGATCGCCCGCACCGGACGGGTCGACGAGGCGCTGCTGGACGCGATGCTCGCGGACCCCTATTACGCCCTCACCCCGCCGAAGAGCACGGGCAAGGAGCACTTCCACCTCGCCTACGTGCACGAGCACCTCGCGGCGCAGGGGCGCGAGATCCCGGTCGCCGACCTCGTGCGCACGCTCACCGAGCTCACGGTCCGCACGGTCGCCCGCGACGTCGAGGCCGCCGGCATCGGCTTCCTCGCGGTGTCCGGCGGCGGCTGCCGCAACCCGCTGCTCCTGGACGGGCTCCGGGCGGCGCTGCCGCAGACCGAGGTCGTGCTGGCCGACGAGCTCGGCGCCCCCGCCGACAGCAAGGAGGCCATCCTCCTCGCGCTCATCGGCTGGTCGACCCTGCACGGCGTCCCCGCCATCGTCCCCGGAGGGACGGGGGCGCGCGAGCCGCGCATCCTCGGCACGATCACGCCCGGCGCCGGTCCGCTGCAGATGCCCGAGCCGGTCGCGGCCATCGACTCCCTCACCCTCACGGAGGCGGCGGGATCGTGA
- the murQ gene encoding N-acetylmuramic acid 6-phosphate etherase, protein MIAEDLGALATEASDPRYAGLDRMSVAELAQTMNEADATVPAAVHRALPQIIPAIAQTAERMAQGGRLVYVGAGTPGRIGVLDASECPPTFSTPPELVFAIMAGGPGAIVNPVEGAEDDAEAGAAAIDEAGIGPLDTVIGIASSGRTPYVVAAVRRARERGALSIGLSCNTGTVLSAAAEHGIEVEVGPEVLSGSTRLKSGTAQKLVLNMFSTIAMVRNGKAYGNLMVDVKATNHKLRERAIRMVRTIAGVDRDAAAAALEGADWDVKLASIMIRRGEDLPAATARLAAANGRLRTALEEN, encoded by the coding sequence ATGATCGCCGAAGACCTGGGTGCGCTGGCCACCGAGGCGAGCGACCCCCGATACGCCGGGCTCGACCGGATGAGCGTGGCCGAGCTCGCGCAGACCATGAACGAGGCCGACGCGACCGTGCCCGCGGCCGTGCACCGGGCGCTGCCGCAGATCATCCCGGCGATCGCGCAGACCGCCGAGCGCATGGCGCAGGGCGGCCGCCTCGTCTACGTGGGCGCCGGCACCCCGGGCCGCATCGGCGTGCTCGACGCCTCCGAGTGCCCGCCGACCTTCAGCACCCCGCCGGAGCTCGTGTTCGCGATCATGGCCGGCGGTCCCGGTGCGATCGTGAACCCCGTCGAGGGGGCGGAGGACGACGCCGAGGCGGGAGCCGCCGCGATCGACGAGGCCGGGATCGGCCCGCTCGACACCGTCATCGGCATCGCCTCGAGCGGGCGCACGCCCTATGTGGTCGCCGCCGTCCGGCGGGCGCGGGAGCGCGGGGCGCTGAGCATCGGCCTGTCCTGCAACACGGGCACCGTGCTGAGCGCGGCCGCGGAGCACGGCATCGAGGTCGAGGTCGGCCCCGAGGTGCTCTCCGGCTCGACGCGGCTCAAGTCGGGCACGGCGCAGAAGCTCGTGCTGAACATGTTCTCGACCATCGCGATGGTCCGGAACGGCAAGGCCTACGGCAACCTGATGGTGGACGTGAAGGCCACGAATCACAAGCTCCGCGAGCGGGCGATCCGGATGGTGCGGACGATCGCCGGCGTCGATCGCGACGCCGCGGCCGCCGCACTGGAGGGCGCCGACTGGGACGTGAAGCTCGCATCCATCATGATCCGCCGCGGGGAGGACCTTCCCGCGGCCACCGCCCGACTCGCTGCGGCAAACGGCCGTCTGCGCACCGCACTGGAGGAGAACTGA
- a CDS encoding ABC transporter permease, translated as MTDISQTPALAPGGGRTMERVRLLLRSRSGLAGIIIVALLAVLSLVSAFGLLPFDPLAQDPPSRLQPPSAVHWFGTDQFGRDVFSRVAAGVANSALISVVAVAFATVVGTVCGLIAGFYRGISDGAITAVTNVLFAFPPLLLALSLASVFDRNWFTIAVAIAIVYVPIFIRVTRGPVLSLREVEYVKAAKSTGQARMATMFRHVLPNITSIIIVQVTLSLSWAVLTEASLSFLGLGTPPPAPSLGSMIFEARTLVTIAPWTMIAPGVVVVLLVVGLNLLGDGLRDSLDPRNRGKR; from the coding sequence ATGACCGACATCTCTCAGACCCCGGCCCTCGCTCCCGGCGGCGGGCGCACCATGGAGCGCGTGCGTCTCCTGCTGCGCAGCCGCAGCGGACTCGCGGGCATCATCATCGTCGCGCTGCTCGCGGTGCTCAGCCTCGTCTCGGCGTTCGGCCTGCTGCCGTTCGACCCGCTCGCGCAGGACCCGCCGTCCCGACTGCAGCCGCCGTCCGCTGTGCACTGGTTCGGGACCGACCAGTTCGGCCGCGACGTGTTCTCCCGCGTGGCCGCCGGTGTCGCCAACTCCGCCCTCATCTCCGTCGTCGCCGTCGCGTTCGCGACCGTGGTCGGCACCGTGTGCGGACTCATCGCCGGCTTCTACCGCGGCATCTCCGACGGGGCGATCACGGCGGTCACCAACGTGCTGTTCGCGTTCCCGCCGCTGCTGCTCGCCCTGTCGCTCGCGTCGGTGTTCGACCGCAACTGGTTCACGATCGCCGTGGCCATCGCGATCGTCTACGTGCCGATCTTCATCCGCGTCACCCGCGGGCCCGTGCTGTCGCTGCGGGAGGTGGAGTACGTCAAGGCGGCCAAGAGCACCGGCCAGGCCCGCATGGCGACCATGTTCCGCCACGTGCTGCCCAACATCACGTCGATCATCATCGTGCAGGTCACCCTCTCCCTCTCGTGGGCCGTCCTCACCGAGGCCTCGCTGAGCTTCCTCGGCCTGGGCACTCCGCCGCCCGCGCCGTCGCTCGGCTCGATGATCTTCGAGGCGCGCACCCTCGTGACCATCGCCCCGTGGACCATGATCGCGCCCGGCGTGGTCGTCGTCCTGCTCGTCGTCGGACTCAACCTGCTCGGGGACGGACTGCGCGACAGCCTCGACCCGCGCAATCGGGGCAAGCGATGA
- a CDS encoding ABC transporter permease, with product MFRQLLRNSVLRRILAALGTLFGVAVFVFLMLRAIPGDQISSGLGTEAAALTPAQRAALESYYGLDQPLFVQFFSWLGNIFTGNLGFSSRAQTSVLDLTAAALPVTFELAIFSILIALAIGIPLGMLSASKPDSVRDGVGQVVGLAGLSIPAFLLGTALLAILAQSLGFNPNGQGYARLFDDPLLNLQQMLLPSIVLGFGIAAPIMRTTRTAVLEIRANDFIRTAKAKGVPPRRLQVRHVLGNALVPIVTMTGLQFGYLLGGAVVVEQIFSLPGIGRQVLLGIQQKEYALVQSTVLVIALAFVIVNLLTDLLYRVIDPRVRAA from the coding sequence ATGTTCAGACAGCTCCTCCGCAACAGCGTGCTGCGACGCATCCTCGCAGCCCTCGGCACCCTCTTCGGCGTCGCCGTCTTCGTCTTCCTGATGCTGCGCGCCATCCCCGGCGACCAGATCAGCTCCGGCCTCGGCACCGAGGCGGCCGCCCTCACCCCGGCGCAGCGCGCCGCGCTCGAGTCGTACTACGGCCTCGACCAGCCGCTCTTCGTGCAGTTCTTCTCCTGGCTGGGCAACATCTTCACCGGCAACCTCGGCTTCTCCTCGCGCGCGCAGACCAGCGTGCTCGACCTCACCGCCGCCGCGCTGCCCGTCACGTTCGAGCTCGCGATCTTCTCGATCCTCATCGCACTCGCCATCGGCATCCCGCTGGGCATGCTGTCCGCCTCGAAGCCCGACTCGGTGCGCGACGGCGTCGGCCAGGTCGTCGGACTCGCCGGACTCTCCATCCCGGCCTTCCTGCTCGGCACCGCCCTGCTCGCGATCCTCGCGCAGTCGCTCGGCTTCAACCCGAACGGTCAGGGCTACGCGCGGCTCTTCGACGACCCGCTCCTCAACCTCCAGCAGATGCTGCTGCCGTCGATCGTGCTCGGGTTCGGCATCGCCGCCCCCATCATGCGCACCACCCGCACCGCGGTGCTGGAGATCCGCGCGAACGACTTCATCCGCACCGCGAAGGCCAAGGGCGTGCCGCCCCGCCGCCTCCAGGTGCGTCACGTGCTCGGCAACGCGCTCGTCCCGATCGTCACCATGACCGGTCTGCAGTTCGGCTACCTGCTGGGCGGTGCGGTCGTGGTGGAGCAGATCTTCTCGCTGCCCGGCATCGGCCGCCAGGTGCTGCTCGGCATCCAGCAGAAGGAGTACGCGCTCGTGCAGAGCACTGTGCTGGTGATCGCCCTCGCCTTCGTCATCGTCAACCTGCTCACCGACCTGCTCTACCGGGTCATCGACCCCCGGGTGCGTGCCGCATGA